Proteins encoded in a region of the Paramagnetospirillum magneticum AMB-1 genome:
- a CDS encoding histidine triad nucleotide-binding protein produces MAYDSNNIFARILRGEIPCKKVHEDDHTLAFHDINPQAPVHILVIPKGAYVSMDDFSARATDVEIAALVRAVGKVAEMAGVTADGWRMLSNIGENGHQEVPHLHIHVFGGRKLGHMLPKTGA; encoded by the coding sequence ATGGCCTATGATTCCAACAACATCTTCGCCCGCATCCTGAGGGGTGAAATCCCCTGCAAGAAGGTGCACGAGGACGACCATACCCTGGCCTTCCACGACATCAACCCGCAGGCCCCCGTCCATATCCTGGTGATCCCCAAGGGGGCCTATGTGTCCATGGACGACTTCTCGGCCCGGGCCACGGATGTGGAAATCGCCGCCTTGGTGCGGGCGGTGGGCAAGGTCGCCGAGATGGCGGGCGTCACCGCCGACGGCTGGCGCATGCTGAGCAATATCGGCGAGAACGGCCATCAGGAAGTGCCGCATCTGCACATCCATGTCTTCGGCGGCCGCAAGCTCGGTCACATGCTGCCCAAGACGGGCGCCTAG
- a CDS encoding phosphoribosyl-ATP diphosphatase: protein MAQDSKILEELYTVIASRKGTDPDKSYTAKLFARGRGKIAQKFGEEAVETVVAALSEGKDELVGESADTLYHLLVLWADCGVEPAKVWAELARRTGTSGIDEKKSRAKK, encoded by the coding sequence GTGGCGCAGGACAGCAAGATTCTCGAGGAATTGTACACGGTGATCGCCAGCCGCAAGGGCACCGATCCCGACAAGTCCTATACCGCCAAGCTGTTTGCCCGCGGCCGCGGCAAGATCGCCCAGAAGTTCGGCGAGGAAGCGGTGGAGACCGTGGTCGCCGCTCTGTCCGAGGGCAAGGATGAACTGGTGGGCGAAAGCGCCGATACCCTTTACCATCTGCTGGTGCTGTGGGCCGATTGCGGCGTGGAGCCGGCCAAGGTATGGGCCGAGCTGGCCCGGCGCACCGGCACCTCGGGTATCGACGAGAAGAAGTCGCGCGCCAAGAAGTGA
- the hisF gene encoding imidazole glycerol phosphate synthase subunit HisF, whose amino-acid sequence MLKMRIIPCLDVKDGRVVKGVNFVDLIDAGDPVEQAKLYDKAGADELTFLDITASHENRDTIYDVVRRTAEQCFMPLTVGGGVRVNDDIRKLLLAGADKVSINTAAVHRPEFVREAAEKFGSQCIVVAIDAKQTGPGKFEIFTHGGRNATGIDAVEWARRMTEYGAGEILLTSMDRDGTKQGFNIPLTRAVADAVTVPVIASGGVGNLDHLVEGIRDGHATAVLAASIFHFGTYTIAQAKAHMRAAGIPVRP is encoded by the coding sequence ATGCTCAAGATGCGCATCATCCCCTGCCTGGACGTCAAGGACGGCCGCGTGGTCAAGGGAGTCAACTTCGTCGACCTGATCGATGCCGGTGATCCGGTGGAGCAGGCCAAGCTCTACGACAAGGCCGGGGCCGACGAACTGACCTTCCTCGACATCACCGCCAGTCACGAAAACCGCGACACCATCTATGACGTGGTGCGCCGCACCGCCGAGCAGTGCTTCATGCCGCTGACCGTGGGCGGCGGGGTGCGGGTCAACGACGATATCCGCAAGCTGCTGCTGGCCGGGGCCGACAAGGTCTCCATCAACACCGCCGCCGTGCATCGCCCCGAATTCGTGCGCGAGGCGGCCGAGAAGTTCGGCAGCCAGTGCATCGTGGTGGCCATCGACGCCAAGCAGACCGGTCCCGGCAAGTTCGAGATCTTCACCCATGGCGGCCGCAATGCCACCGGCATCGATGCGGTGGAATGGGCGCGGCGCATGACCGAATACGGGGCGGGCGAGATTCTGCTGACCTCCATGGACCGCGACGGTACCAAGCAGGGCTTCAACATCCCGCTGACCCGTGCCGTGGCCGATGCCGTCACCGTGCCGGTGATCGCCTCGGGGGGCGTGGGCAATCTCGACCATCTGGTGGAGGGCATTCGCGACGGCCATGCCACCGCCGTGCTGGCGGCGTCCATCTTCCATTTCGGGACCTACACCATCGCCCAGGCCAAGGCGCACATGCGTGCCGCCGGGATTCCCGTCCGCCCCTGA